From Astyanax mexicanus isolate ESR-SI-001 chromosome 13, AstMex3_surface, whole genome shotgun sequence, the proteins below share one genomic window:
- the LOC111194142 gene encoding uncharacterized protein LOC111194142, translating to MARFCMGSYLQRLKILSPDLRTPVSFNLPKEYDFIRKFLNKYVLEKENVTILTNAKCLVSLVQDREEVSPVPGLTLCEAKLVWRNAAHPALQNKHKDLSWMAAHEILPFRAVMLSRGMSRNPICPRPGCSEPETVRHVLWECSVARDLWALTGPLQCPCLPAGEVLPTVYRVAVNGVGQGLDKIPAADFAALWSTLNHVKAAIWTSRNLLVGKRVTVPLHARLALVTSSLQGTPRGDIRRRGLGSHAGGSRPPRRLAPVDAPH from the coding sequence ATGGCGAGGTTCTGTATGGGGTCGTACTTGCAACGCCTCAAGATTTTAAGCCCAGATCTTAGGACACCTGTGTCTTTTAATCTACCTAAGGAATATGATTTTATCAGAAAGTTTTTAAACAAGTatgttttagaaaaagaaaatgtcACCATTTTAACTAATGCCAAGTGTCTTGTCTCTCTTGTGCAGGACCGGGAGGAGGTGAGCCCAGTTCCCGGCCTCACACTATGTGAGGCCAAATTGGTTTGGAGGAACGCCGCCCACCCCGCTCTTCAGAACAAGCACAAGGACCTGTCGTGGATGGCTGCTCATGAGATCCTCCCGTTCAGGGCCGTGATGCTTTCCCGGGGCATGTCAAGGAACCCCATCTGCCCGCGGCCCGGGTGTAGCGAGCCCGAGACCGTGCGGCACGTGCTCTGGGAGTGCAGCGTGGCGAGGGACCTGTGGGCCTTAACCGGCCCCCTGCAATGCCCGTGCCTGCCAGCAGGGGAGGTCCTGCCTACAGTTTACCGGGTAGCGGTAAACGGGGTGGGCCAGGGCCTCGACAAGATACCAGCAGCCGACTTCGCAGCGCTCTGGTCCACCCTGAACCACGTAAAGGCCGCCATTTGGACCTCCCGCAACCTGCTGGTGGGGAAGCGTGTGACGGTGCCCCTGCATGCACGGTTGGCACTGGTTACATCTTCGCTGCAGGGGACACCGCGCGGCGACATTCGAAGGAGGGGGCTGGGGTCTCACGCAGGGGGGTCCAGACCACCACGGCGCCTGGCTCCCGTAGATGCACCCCATTAA